From Actinomycetota bacterium:
AGCACGACCGGGTAGAGGAACAGGCGGTACTCGTCGACCAGGCCGGCGGCGATGAGGGCGTGGACCAGGGTGATGCTGCCGGTGGTGACGATGTCCCCGCCCGGGCTGGCCTTCAGCGTCCGGAGCTCGTCCTGGAAGCTGTCGCCGGCGAGCACGGTGGTGTGCTCCCAGCCGGGGTCGTCCAGGGTGCTGGAGACGACGTACTTCTCCACCCGGTTGAGGTAGTCGGTGACGCCGGTGGTGTCGTCGGTCTGCTTCGGCCAGTAGCCGCGCATCTCCTCGAACGTCACCCGCCCGAAGAGGACGGCGTCGGCGGCCTCGCTCTGCTCGCGGAGCGCCGCCAGGAGGTCGGACTGGTCGACCTCGGCGTCGTCGGCCACGCTGAACCAGCCCTCCGACGCGTCGATGACACCGTCGAGGGTGATGTTCTCGGTGACGATCAGATCTCGCATCGCTGGACCTCCCTGGACGGGGGCTGCACACTCCGGTTCGACACCCCACACACCCTAGAGCCGAGCCGGGACACCATGACGGAGCCTGAGTCCGAGGTCGAGGGACTGACCGACTTCCTGTACGAGCTGGGGCTGCTCAAGCGGTACCGGCGGACCGGCTGGGAGGTCGCCGGGGTCGGCGACCCCGAGAGCATCGCCGAGCACAGCTTCCGGACGGCGGTCATCGGCTACCTGCTGGCCGTGCTGGAGGGCGCCGACCCGGACAGGACGGCGGCGCTGTGCCTGTTCCACGACACCCAGGAGACGCGGATCGGGGACGTGCCCCTGATCGGCAAGGGCTATGTCGCGACCGCCCCGAACGCCGAGGTCATCGCCGACCAGGTGGCCGGGTTCCCGGCCGAGGTCGGACGGGCGGTGCGTGACCTGGTCCGCGAGTACGAGGCCCGGGAGACGGCGGAGGCGCGGCTCGCCAAGGACGCCGACAAGCTGGAGTGCCTGCTCCAGGCGCGCGAGTACCAGGCCAAGGGGCACGCGGACGTGGAGGCCTGGATCGAGTCGTCGGCGGCCGCGCTCCGGTCCGCCTCGGCCCGGCGGCTCGCCGAGGCCTGCCGGCGGGTCCCGCCCCGGCGGTGGTGGGAGGCCGTCGCCGCGGCCAGGTCCGGGCAGGCGCGGGGAGACGCCGCAATGCCCTGACCGCGCGCCGCCCCGGGCAGGGTCAGCCGGCGTCGGCGGCGGCGGCGCCGAGCTCGCGGACGACCTCGACGAACAGGTCGAGGTCGTCGGCGGTGGTGCGCCAGTTGCTGATCGCGGGGCGGAGGGCGACCCGGCCGCCGTAGACGGTGGCGCCGGCGAACACGCGGCCGTCGTCCAGCAGGGACTCGCCGAGCCGGCGGTTGAGGTCGTCGAGCTCGGGCTCGGAGCGGCCGGGCGGGTGGTAGCGGAAGCAGACGACGTTGAGGGGGACCTCGGCCAGGCGTTCCAGGTCGGGGGCGGCGTCGACGGCGGCCGCGAGGTGACCGGCCAGGTCGCAGTGGCGCTCGACCAGCTCGCGGTAGCCGCTGCGGCCGTAGGCGGCCAGGGTGGCCCAGATGGGGAGGGCGCGGGCCCGGCGGGAGGACTCCGGGCCGAGGAGGCCGTAGCCGCCGCGGGGGTCGTCGGGGCCGGGGAGGTAGGCGGCGCCGGGCATGCCGAACGCCGGGCCGAGGCGGGCGGGGTCGCGGACGAGCGCGAACCCGCTCTCGTACGGCACGTTCAGCCACTTGTGGGCGTCGGCGGCGATCGAGTCGGCGCGCTCGATGCCCGCGGTGAGGTGGGCGGTGCGGGGGGAGAGGGCGGCGAACAGCCCGAACGCGCCGTCGACGTGCAGCCAGGCGCCGAACTCGGCGGCCAGGTCGGCCAGGTCGGCCAGCGGGTCGAACTCGCCCGCGTTGGGCTCGCCGGCGGTGGCGACCAGCACGGCGGGGGCGCCGCCGAGCTCGCCCAGCCGGCGCCGGACCGCGTCCAGGTCGACCCGGCCGACGTCGTCGCGGGTGAGCACCTCGACCGTGTCCTTGCCGTGGCCGAGCAGCTGCAGGGCCTTGCGGGCGCTGGGGTGCACGTAGCCGCCGGAGAGCACCGGCATGCGGGGGAGCCCGGCCAGCCCGGCCGAGGTCAGGTCGACCCCGTGCCGCTCGGCCCACCAGTGCGAGGCCAGCGCCAGCCCGGTGACGTTGGCGAAGGTGGCGCTGGCGGTCAGGGCGCCGCCCCAGCCCGGCGGCAGGCCGACGAGCTGGCGCAGCCAGTCGAGGGTGACCCGCTCGGCCGCGTCGGCGAAGCGCGACGAGGCCCGCACGAACGCGTTCTGGTCGAGCATGGACACGACCCAGTCGGCGGCCAGGGCCGCCGGCGTCGAGCCCCCGATCACGAAATGGAAGAAGCGCGGCCCGGCCGAGGCGGTCGCGGTCGCCGTCCCGACGCGCAGCAGCGCCTCGACCGCCGCCTGGGTGCCCGCGCCCTCCTCCGGCAGGGGGCCGCCCAGCTCGCCCAGCAGGGGCTCGGCGGCGCGGTCGTAGACCAGGCGCCGGGGCAGCTCGTCCAGGTACGGCCCGGCGGCCTCGATCACCTGTGTGAGTGCTGCTAGCGTCTCGGCCTGTTCCTTCAGCGGATCGCCCATGTCGCTCCCTCCCATGGTCGCGGCGGTTCAGTCTACGAGGGGAGGCGGGTCGCATGGAGGTCCGGCAGGCTCGCGCCGCCGACTGGGAAGCCGTCCGCGACCTGCGCCTGCGGGCACTGGCCGACGCGCCCGAGGCCTTCGCCAGCACGCTCGAGGCGGAGCTGGCGTTGCCGGCCGAGGAATGGCGGCGGCGGGCGGCGGGCGGGCCGGCGTCGGCGAGGTTCATCGCCGGCGAGGGCGACACCGAGGTCGGCCTGGCCGCGATCTTCGCCGAGCCCGGCACACCCGGGCGCATGCACCTGGTGTCGATGTGGGTGGACCCGCGTCACCGCCGGCGCGGTGTCGCCCGTGCCCTGGTCGACCAGGCCGTTGGCTGGGCTGCCGAACGCCAGGCCCGCGAGGTGATCCTGTGGGTCGTCGACCAGAACACCGCCGCCCGCACCCTGTACGAGCGGGCCGGCTTCCGGCCCACCGGCGAGCGCCAGCCGTTGCCCTCCCACCCCGAGCTGACCGAATCCATGCTGCGGCTCGACCTCGAGCGTTCCGAACCAGGCCCGAACCGCAAGGAGGCCGGCACATGGCCGGACCGCTCCCGATCCTGCTGATCCCCGGGCTGCTGGTCACGCTGCGGTTGTACGAGCGGCAGCTCCCGGCGCCGGTCACCTGAGCCGGCTCGACCAGCCCGAGCGGGTCACCGAGGCGCTGGTGGCGTGGGCCTCGGGCGAGGAGTGACGCCGCCGGGGGCGGCCGCGGGCCCGACTTCCGGGTCGGTCACCCCGGATGCGATGCTGAGGCGGCTTCGGGCGGACCGGCGGGGATGGCGATGGACAGGAGGCGTGGATGTCGACACTTGACCGCATGGTGGCGAGGCTGCTCGTCCGCTGGCTGCGGGAGCCGGTGCGCCAGGTGCTGGCCGAGCAGGACCCACGCCAGGCCGGGCCCGAGGCCCACGTGGAGATGTACAAGTACCTGGTCCACGGGGACCGCTCGAAGCTGGACATCCACCCGACCGCCGTGGTCAACAACGCCTTGTTCAACGTCGGCTCGGGCACGATCACGGTGGGCGAGTACGCCTTCTTCGGCCACAACGTGTCGGTCCTGACCGGCACCCACGACATCAACACCTTCGGGCGCGAGCGCCAGCTGGCCATCCCGCGCTCCGGACGCGACATCGTCATCGAGGAGGGCGTCTGGGTGGCCAGCAACGCCATGGTGCTGGGCCCGTGCCGGATCGGCGCCCACGCCGTGGTCGGCGGGGGCTCGCTGGTCATGGACGACGTCGCGCCCTACACGATCGTGGCCGGCTCCCCGGCCAAGGTGCTGCGGACCATCCCCCACGACGGCCAGCCCGGCTGACCGGGCCTCGGCTCAGGGCCGGGGGCCGCCGGGGTCGGTCCAGCCGAGGTTGGCGGCCATCCGCGCCAGCACGGCCACCGTGCCCTGGTACTCGTCGGCGCTGACGCCCTCGGTGACCCGGCGCCGCTGGGCGGAGACCTCCGCCAGGAGGCCGGCGTGGGCGGCGGTCCCGGCCGGGGTCGCGGCGGCACGGTCGCCGGCCGACCAGGTCGCCCAGCCGCGGGCGGCGAGGTCGTCGAGCACCGGGCGGATGCTGGGCTCCCGGTCGTCCAGGAACGGCGCCAGGCGGGTGTCGAGGTCGTCGACGGTCACCGGACCGTCCTGCAGGGCGGTCAGGGCCTGCCAGTGGCGGCGGGTCAGGCCCCGGTCCCCCAGGAGCCGGTCGAAGCCCTCGTCGAGCAGGCGGTCGACCAGCTTCAGCCAGAAGCCGATCGGCCGGCGGTCGGTGGGGACGGTCGCGGTGCCCATGTGGCTCAACTCCCATATAGATGCTCTGGTACAACTATATGTATAATAGCATCTATGTCCGAGGATGCGGTGGCCGCGATCGAGCAGGCCATGGTGGCGATGCGGCGGAGCTGGTCGCGGCGGAGCCTGCAACGGCGGACCGCGGCGGCGGGGTCGGTAGGGGCCGCCGGGGCGGGGGCCGCCGAGGCGGCGGCGTTCCAGGTGCTGGACGCGATCGAGTCCGGCGGGCCCCTCACCGTCAACGGGGTCGCCGACGCGCTCGGGGTCGACCAGCCGCGGGGCAGCCGGCTGGTCGCCCGGGCGGTGGAGGCCGGGCTGGTGCGGCGGGGCGCCGACCCGGACGACGGGCGGCGCAGCGTCCTCGCCCTGACCCCGCGGGGGGCGCGGGTGCTGGCCGAGGGGCACCGGGCCCGCCGGGCCGCGGTCGAGGCGGCCCTCGCCGGCTGGCCGGACGAGGACCGCGAGACCTTCGCCCGCCTGCTGCGGGCCTACGTCAGCGGCTGGGAGCGGGCGGTCAGGGGACCGGCATGAGGGCGATGCGACGGCGGGTCTCGCCGCCGATGCGGTTGGTGTCGCTGCCGACCCACAGGCCCTGCGGGGTGACGTAGAGGTCCTTGCCGCCGACGCCGCGCTCCTTGGTCGGGTTCCAGGGGAGGGCGAGGCCGGTGGCGGGGTTGATGGCGCCGATGCCGGGCCGGCTGACCGCGCCGGGACCGGCGGTGTCGGCCCCATTGGGGTTGTTGAGCCAGCGCTGGTGGCCCTGGACGTAGACGGCCACGTCGGTCGCGGCCACCGAGTGCAGGGTGTCGCCGCCGGTGTAGTTGATCCAGGTGGGACGGACCGGGTTGGTGACGTTGGTCTCGAACCGGGCGGTGGCGTCGCACAGGTCGCGCCCGACCCCGCCGGAAACCGGGATGTAGCCGGTGGACACGAACGCGAACCACGACCCGTCGGGCGAGAAGTCGACGTCGCGCATGTAGTCGGGCAGGCTCCCGGCCCGGCAGAGGTTCTGCAGCGGCGGGTAGTACCAGGCGTTGAGCGAGGCCGTGGCCCCCAGGGTGAGCATGAACGCCCGGTAGCGGGTCTGGCCCAGGACCGAGGTGAAGTTGCCCACCGCGACCAGCCGGGTGCCGGCCGGGTTGACGGCGAAGCGGTAGACCTCGACCGGCCCGGCGTTGTCGGTGACGCTGCCGCTGATCGACAGGTTGAGGTAGCCGGTGTTGGCCCCGGTGCCCGGGTTGACGGCCCGCAGCTTGCCCGGGAAGGTGCCGCCGGCGAGCAGCCGGCCCCCGACCAGGGCCAGCTCGGTGACCTTGCCGGAGGCGAGGTTGGCGTTGAAGGCGGTGTCGACGGCCCCGGTGGTCCGGTTGAGCTTGGCCACGCCCCGCCGGGCGGTGCCGTTGACGCTGGTGAAGGTCCCGCCGATCCACAGCGAGGTGCCGTCGCTGGCCAGCGCCCAGACCTCGCCGTTGACGTTGGGCGCGAACGAGCTGATCACCCCGGTGGAGGCGTTGAAGGCGACGATGTTGCTGCGAGCGAAGGTCCCGCCGGGGCTGACGCCGGCCGGGGTGCTGACCGAGCTGAAGGCTCCGCCGGCGTACATGGTCCCGCCGACCTGGACGAACTTGTGGACGGCGCCACTGGCCACGTTCGGGGTGAAGTTGGCCGGGTTGGCGCTGACCACGGTGCCGAGCGCGATCGACGCCGAGGCGGCGGCCGGGACGGCGGCCGGGACGGCGGCCACGGCCACGCCGAGGCCGAGCGCGACCAGCATGGTGCGGAGCGTGCGCCTGCTGAACGGAACCACGTCGGTGCCCCTTCGGATGCAAGGTTGTCCCACCGGCGTCAGAGTCCCACCGGCACGATGGGATTTCGGCGCAGATCCTACCCAGCCCCGTCAAGAGCCGGATCACGCGGTTGGACTACGCTGCGTCCGGTGTCCGGGCAGCCCGCCGCTGGAATCAGGAGGGACGGAGTGCGCATCCTGCTCGCCGCCGTCAACGCCCCGAAGGGCGACCTCGACGGCAACCTGGCCGGGCACCTGGCCGTGCTCGACCAGGCAAGGGCCCAGGGCTGCCACCTGGCTGTGTTCCCCGAGTTCTCGCTGACCGGGTCGGTCGACCCCCGCCGCCACCCCGGGCGGGCGCTGGCCCTCGACGCCGAGCCGGTCCTGACCCTGCTGGAGGGGACCCGGCGGGCCGGTGTCGCCGCCTTGTTCGGGATCGCCGAGCACGAGGGCGCGAGCTTCCACATCACCCAGGTCTACGGCCACAGCGGCCGTCTCGGCGGGGTCTACCGCAAGCGCCACCTCGGCGAGGGCGAGGAGGGCTACCAGGCCGGCGAGGGCCCCGGGGTGTTCCAGCTCGGGGCGGCCCGGTTCGGGGTCACCATCTGCGCCGAGGGCGAGGTCGACTTCCCCTGGACCGACGCGGTCGCCGGTGGGGCGTCGGTGGTGTGCTTCTGCTCGGCCCCCGGCCTGTACAGGCGCCGCACCGACGAGCAGGGCTGGCGCGACGGGCACGCCTGGTGGGTCTCGGCCGGGCTCGGCGACGCCATCCGCCACGCCCGCCGGCTCGGTGTCCCGGTGGCCATGGCCACCCAGGCCGGGACGACCGAGGACGAGGACTTCCCCGGGCTGGCCGCCCTGGTGTCCCCGTCCGGGGAGGTCGCCCGGCTGCCCGACTGGCGGCCCGGCAGCCTGGTCGTGGAGGTGGCCGCCGACGTCACCGTCCATCCAGTCCGCGAGGCCGTCCGCTGCCTGGTCCTCGACCATGCCGGCCGGGCGTTGCTGGTCCGCTACGCCGACGACCGGGTCGGCGGCACCTGGTGGGGCCCGCCGGGCGGGGGACTGGACCCGGGCGAGGACCACCTGGCGGCCGCCCGCCGGGAGCTGCGGGAGGAGCTGGCCCGCGACGACCTCCGGGTGGGGCCGTTCGTCGGGCGGCGCTGCCACACCTTCTGGCTGGGCCGGTGGATGACCCAGCGGGAACGGTGGGTCCTGTGCCGCGCCGAGCCGTTCGAGGTCGACCCCGCCCATGTGACCACCCTGGCCGCAGAGGCCATCCAGGAGCTGCGCTGGTGGTCCGCTGACGAGCTCCGCGTCTGGGGGGTCGTCGCCACCCCCCGCGACCTGCCCGGCCTGCTCGACCGGATCGCCCGCGGCCGCCTCCCCGGCCCCGACCAGGATCTCGGGATCTAGCCGGCGGCCAGCGCGTCGCGGTCGCGGCGGGGGAGCTTGGCCACCACCAGCTCCCAGGAGTGGTCGACCAGCTCGGCCAGCTCGTCGCCGGGCACCGACCCGTCAAGCTCGACCGTGTTCCAGTGCCGCTTGTTCAGGTGGTACCCGGGGGTGACGGCCGGATAGCGGTCGCGCAGCGCCTCGGCCAGGGTCGGGTCGCACTTCAGGCTGACGCTCCCCGGCTGGCCGGTCAGGTCGCAGATGGCGAACACCCGCCCGCCGACCTTGAACACGGCAACGTCGTCGCCGAACGGGTAGTCCTCGACCGCCCCCGGCCGCCCGCCGAGGTAGCCCAGCATGGCGTCACGGTCCATGGTCCCTCCACGAGCAGGTGCAGGCCGCCGGGGTCGGTGGACCGGAACCTCCTGGGCCACCTGCCGCCCACCGCGGTCACGCGGGCGGGATGTTCTGGTTGAGCCGGAACAGGTTGCCGGGGTCGTAGCGGCGCTTGACCTCGGCCAGGCGGTCCCAGGTGGAGCCCGGATAGGCCTCATGGACCCGGTCGGGCCCCTCGTCGCCGAGGAAGTTGACGTAGGCCCGGCTGTCGCCCTGGTGGAGGGCGGCGGCGAACTCGTCGACCCAGGCCTGGCGGACGACGCGGTCGTCGGGACCTTCGTAGAAGGCGGCCAGGTTGACCATGATGCGGCTGTCGCGGTGGGCGAAGGCGGTGGCGTCGGCCGGGACGCGGGCCATGGCCCCGCCCAGCACCCGCAGCTGGGCCACCCGCACCGGCGCGTCCGACGCCTCCAGGTGCCGCATGATCGCGCCGGCCACCTCACGGTCGACGGTGTCGACGAGCATGGTCCGGGAGACCGCGGTCGGGTGGTACTCCTCCTCCTCGGGGGCGAACATCTCGGCATACGACATGGGCTGGAGCATGTCGGCGAGCGGCTCGGCCAGGGCCCGGAACGGCGCCAGCGCCCGCTCGCCGGCCTCGGCATCGCCCGCGTAGCACAGCAGGGCCAGGACGACCAGCTGGCCGTGGGCCGCCTCGGGCAGGAACGGCATCGGCGGCGCCACCATCACATTGGCGATCCCCGACAGCTCCTCCGGCGCGGCATCGGCGGCGGCCACATAGCCCTCGACGACCTCGGCGCTGGCCGGCAGCAGCAGCATCCCGCCCACGATGGACGGCAGCTCGTGCAGCCGGAACTGGAAACGGGTCGCCACCCCGAAGTTCCCGCCACCGCCCCGGATCGCCCAGAACAGGTCGGGATGATGCTCGCCGTCGACCTGGAGGATGCGTCCGTCGGCGGTCACGACCTCGGCGGCGAGCAGGCTGTCGATGGTCATGCCGAACTTGCGGACCAGGAACCCGACTCCGCCGCCCAGGGTGATCCCGCCGATGCCGACCGACCCGGTGTCGCCGAACCCGGTGGCCAGCCCGTGCTTGCCCACGGCGGCGGTGTAGGCGCCGGCGGTCAGGCCGGCCTGGGCCCAGGCGGTGCGGCCCTCGGGGTCGATCTCCAGGCCGTCCATGGCCGACAGGTCGAGCACGATGCCGCCCTCGGTGGTGCTGTGGCCGGCGGTGCTGTGGCCGCCGCTGCGGACGGCCAGCTCCAGCCCGGCATCGCGGGCCAGGGTCACGACCCGCGCGACCCCGGCGGCGTCGGTGGGACGGGCGATCGCCCCAGGGTGGCGGTCCCACCCGCCGTAGAACAGCACCCGCGCCTGGTCGTAGCCGGGATCGTCGGGAGCGATCACCTGGCCGTCGAAGGCGGCCCGCAGACGCGCAAGATCGATGGTGGGGGAGGACGATGGCGAGCCTTGCATGGGCGACTCCAGATGCGATCTCGGGGAACGTTCAGCGGACAGCCTAGGCGCCCGGTGGGACAGGGCCATCACCCATAGGTGGGAACCTGCGGGGTATGTTGAGGCCAGATGAGCAAGCCGGCCTCCGACCAGCCGCGATCCGACTTCGCCGGCAACCCTGGCGTGATCGCGACCACCCTGCTCAGTGGGGTGATCGCGGTCGCCGTGGCCGCCGCCGAGTGGGCCGGGTCGGGCACGGCGCTCGACTCGCCCGCCGGCATCCTGTGGGCGCTGGTCGCCCTGCTGGGCGTGGCCGCGATGGTGCTGGGCACCGGTCTGGAGCTGCGGCGACGCCGGCAGGCAGGGCATGCGCCGGCCGCGGCCGGCCCCGCCGCCCCCGCGCCGGAGCTGCCGACCGGGACCGTCACGTTCCTGTTCACCGACATCGAGGGCTCGACCTGGCTGCTCCAGGAGCTGGGCGACGCCTACCCGGCGGTCCGCGACGAGCACGCGGCGATCCTGCGCCGGGCGATCCGGGACCAGGATGGCGTCGAGGTCAGCACCGAGGGCGACTCCTTCTTCGCCGCCTTCGCCAGCCCGGTGGCGGCGGTCGCGGCCGCGGTGGCCGCCCAGCGGGGCCTGGCCGCCCACCACTGGCCCCCGGGCCTCCCCGTGCGGGTCCGCATGGGCCTGCACACCGGCGAAGGCGTGCTGGGCGGCGACAACTACGTGGGCATCGACGTGAACCGGGCGGCGCGGATCGCCGGGGCGGCCCACGGTGGGCAGGTCATCGTGTCCGGCGCCACCCGGAGCCTGGTCGAGCACGCCCTCCCGGAAGGGACGGCCCTCCGTGACCTGGGCGAGCACCGGCTGAAGGACCTGAACCTCCCGATCCACCTGAACGACCTGGTGGTCGAGGGGCTGGCGGCGGACTTCCTCCCGCCCCGGACGCTCGACGCCCGGCCGGGCAACCTGCCGGCGCCGCTCACCTCGTTCATCGGCCGGGAACCGGAGATCGCCGAGATCAGGCGGCTGCTGGGGCGGGCCCGGCTGGTCACCCTCACCGGTGCCGGCGGCACCGGCAAGTCCCGGCTGGCCCTTCAGGCCGCCGCCGGGCTCATGGACGAGTACCGCGACGGCGTCTTCCTCGCCGAGCTGTCCTCGGTCACCGACCCTGCCCTGGTCCCCTCGGCGCTGGCGCGGGCCCTGCGCGTCCCCGAGGTCCCCGGCCGGCCCATCCTGGCGGCGCTGCAGGACCACCTCCGCGACAGGCGGCTCCTGCTGGTGGCGGACAACTTCGAGCAGGTGACGGACGCCGGCCCGGTGGTCGAGAAGCTGCTCGCCGCCGCCCCGGGGCTCACCGTCATGGTGACCTCCCGGGCCCCGCTGTCGCTCCGGGGCGAGCAGGAGCTGGTGGTGCCGCCGCTGACGCTGCCCGAGCCGGGACGGCCACCGGACCTCGAGACCCTCGGCCGGTCCGAGGCGGTCCGGCTGTTCACCGAGCGGGCCCAGGCGGTGTGGCCGGGGTTCGAGCTGACCGAGCAGAACGCCCCGGCGGTGGCGGAGATCACCACCCGGCTCGACGGGCTGGCCCTCGCCATCGAGCTGGCGGCCACGCGGACCAAGGTCCTGACCCCCGAGCAGCTCCTGCCCCGGCTCGAGCGGCGCCTCACGCTGCTGACCGGCGGCGCCCAGACCCTCCCGGACCGCCAGCGGACGCTGCGTGGCGCCATCGGCTGGAGCTACGACCTGCTCCCGGCCGCCGAGCAGCGGCTGTTCGCCCGGCTGTCGGTGTTCGCCGGCGGCTGGACGCTGACGTCGGCCGAGGCCGTATGCGACCCGGAGGCGCTCGGCCTCGACCCGCTCCAGGCGACCACCTCGCTGGTCGATCAGTCGCTGGTCACCAGGACCGAGGCGGCCACCGGGGAGCCGCGGTTCTCCATGCTGGAGACGATCCGCGAGTTCGGCTGGGAGCAGCTGGCCGTCGGCGGCGAGCTGGAGCCGGTCACCCGGCGTCACGCCGAGCACTTCCTGGCCCTGGCCGTGGCCGCCGAGCCCCACCTCACCGGCGCCGCCCAGGGCGAGTGGCTGGACCGCTGCGACCAGGAGCACCCCAACCTCCGCGTCGCCCTGCGGTGGGCCGTCAAGGCCGGCGAGGCCGGCCGGGCCCAGGAGGCGGCGGGGGCGATCTGGAGGTTCTGGCAGCAGCGCGGTCACCTGACCGAGGGTCGGCGCTGGCTCGAGGAGCTCCTGGCCCTGCCGTCCGGGCAGGGACCGACCCCGGCGCGGGCCAAGGCGCTGGCCGGGGCCGGGGGCATCGCCTGGTGGCAGGAGGACATCGCCGGCGCCCGCGGGTTCTACGAGGAGGCCCTGGCCATCGAGCGGGCCCTGGGCGACCCGGCCGGCATCGCCCAGGCCCTCTACAACCAGGGGTTCGTGGTGGCCGCCGACGGCGACTTCGACGGCGCCTTCGGGCTGTTCGAGGAGAGCCGGGAGCTGGCCAGGCGGGCCGGGGACGAGCCGGCGGCCGCCCGGGCCGAGTGGATGCTGGCCATCCGGGACCTCGCCGCCGGGGCCTGGGAGCGGCCGGTGGCCATCGCCGAGCAGGCCGTGGCCACCTGGCGCCGGCTCGGGGACCGCCTGCAGATGGGCGACGGCCTGGTCTGGCTGGCCGTCGTCTACGCCCGTGCGGGCCGCCAGGGCGACGCCCGGTCCGCCATCGGTGAGGCCCTGCGGCTGTTCCGCGAGGTGGACAGCCCCATGGGCATCGTCTCGGTCATCCTCGGCCTGTCCTACCTGGCCAGGTGGGAGGGCCGCTACCAGGACGCCGTCCGCCTGGCCGGTGCCGCCGAGTCCCTCCGCGACCAGGTCGGCGGCAGGCCGCCCCTCGGCTTCCTCGTCGGCTTCGTCGGCGACCCCGAGGCCGAGGCCCGGGCCCGTCTTCCCGGGGACGCCGCCGAGGCGGCCTGGGAGGAAGGCCGGCGCCTCAGCGTCGACGCGGCCCTGGCCCCGGCGGCTGTTCCCCCGGCGTCGTAGGCTCGGCCGAGCTCACCGATCGGAGGGAACCCCATGAGCAAGGTTGTCACGCAGGCCTCGATGTCGCTGGACGGGTTCATCGCCGACCCGTCGGGCGGGGTCGGGCCGCTGTTCGAGTGGTACGGGAACGGCGACGTCGAGGTCACCGGGGCCGACCCGGAGCGGGTGTTCCGGGTGTCGGCGGCGAGCGCCGCCTACCTGAACGAGGCGTGGGCGGACGCCGGGGTGGGGGTGATCGGGCGGCGGCTGTTCGACATCACCAACGGCTGGAACGGCCGGCCGCCGGTGGGCGACGCGGTGGTGGTGGTGACCCACCGGCCGCCGGCCGACTGGGACTTCCCGGACGCCCCGTTCACCTTCGTCACCGACGGCGTGCCCGCCGCCGTCGCCCAGGCCAAGGAGCTGGCCGGGGACCGCTACGTCTCGGTCAACCCGGGCAGCATCGCCGGCCAGGCGTTCGCGGCCGGGCTGGTCGACGAGGTCCGGGTCGACCTGGTCCCGGTCGTGCTCGGCGCCGGCGTCCGCTACTTCGGCGACTACGCCGGGTCGCCCCTGCTGCTGGAGAACCCGGAGATCGTGCAGGGGGACCGGGTGACCCACCTGCACTACCGGGTGCGCCGGGCCTGACGTCGGGGAGGCATATACTCCGACCGCTTCGTGGCGCGCTGGCGGGTCGCGAGCCGACGAGGGGAGGGGCCATGGACGGCCGCAGGGACCGGGACTACGACGGCGTGCCCGACTGGCAGGAGGAGGCGAACTACGCCGACGAGGCCCCCATCCGCGGCAACCGGGCCCGCGTGCGCGGCAGCGGCTGCGCCCTCCCGGTCGCCCTCCTGGCGGTGGCCGCCGGGGTCGTCATACGCCGATGGTGAGCGCGGCCACATAGCCGCTGTCGGCGTCCCCGGACAGGCCCAGGATGCGGCGCTTGACCTTCCCGGGAGTTCGCTGGGCGGTCAGCGACGCAGCTCGAGGAACGGGACCAGCTGCTCGGCCGTGGTCATGGAGCCGTGGTGGCCGGTGAGGACGGCCTGGGTCGGGTCGACCTCCCGCTGGACCACGCCGATGGGGCCGTGGGCGGCCGCGACCACGTCGCCGATCCGGGCCCGGGCCTGGTCGGCCACCTGGGGACCGAACCAGCCGGCGGCGACGGCCTCCTCGCCGGACACGACCCACATGGCCTGGCCGAGCAGCCCCCGCCAGGCGGCGAGCACGTCGCCGGCGGCGCCCCGCTCGGTGTGGACGTGCCTGGCCCGGGCC
This genomic window contains:
- a CDS encoding acyltransferase; its protein translation is MSTLDRMVARLLVRWLREPVRQVLAEQDPRQAGPEAHVEMYKYLVHGDRSKLDIHPTAVVNNALFNVGSGTITVGEYAFFGHNVSVLTGTHDINTFGRERQLAIPRSGRDIVIEEGVWVASNAMVLGPCRIGAHAVVGGGSLVMDDVAPYTIVAGSPAKVLRTIPHDGQPG
- a CDS encoding MarR family winged helix-turn-helix transcriptional regulator, which encodes MSEDAVAAIEQAMVAMRRSWSRRSLQRRTAAAGSVGAAGAGAAEAAAFQVLDAIESGGPLTVNGVADALGVDQPRGSRLVARAVEAGLVRRGADPDDGRRSVLALTPRGARVLAEGHRARRAAVEAALAGWPDEDRETFARLLRAYVSGWERAVRGPA
- a CDS encoding pyridoxal-dependent decarboxylase: MGDPLKEQAETLAALTQVIEAAGPYLDELPRRLVYDRAAEPLLGELGGPLPEEGAGTQAAVEALLRVGTATATASAGPRFFHFVIGGSTPAALAADWVVSMLDQNAFVRASSRFADAAERVTLDWLRQLVGLPPGWGGALTASATFANVTGLALASHWWAERHGVDLTSAGLAGLPRMPVLSGGYVHPSARKALQLLGHGKDTVEVLTRDDVGRVDLDAVRRRLGELGGAPAVLVATAGEPNAGEFDPLADLADLAAEFGAWLHVDGAFGLFAALSPRTAHLTAGIERADSIAADAHKWLNVPYESGFALVRDPARLGPAFGMPGAAYLPGPDDPRGGYGLLGPESSRRARALPIWATLAAYGRSGYRELVERHCDLAGHLAAAVDAAPDLERLAEVPLNVVCFRYHPPGRSEPELDDLNRRLGESLLDDGRVFAGATVYGGRVALRPAISNWRTTADDLDLFVEVVRELGAAAADAG
- a CDS encoding MarR family transcriptional regulator translates to MGTATVPTDRRPIGFWLKLVDRLLDEGFDRLLGDRGLTRRHWQALTALQDGPVTVDDLDTRLAPFLDDREPSIRPVLDDLAARGWATWSAGDRAAATPAGTAAHAGLLAEVSAQRRRVTEGVSADEYQGTVAVLARMAANLGWTDPGGPRP
- a CDS encoding dihydrofolate reductase family protein; amino-acid sequence: MRDLIVTENITLDGVIDASEGWFSVADDAEVDQSDLLAALREQSEAADAVLFGRVTFEEMRGYWPKQTDDTTGVTDYLNRVEKYVVSSTLDDPGWEHTTVLAGDSFQDELRTLKASPGGDIVTTGSITLVHALIAAGLVDEYRLFLYPVVLGRGARLFADATELPTLRLVETRPFRSGILLLRYRPS
- a CDS encoding GNAT family N-acetyltransferase, with translation MEVRQARAADWEAVRDLRLRALADAPEAFASTLEAELALPAEEWRRRAAGGPASARFIAGEGDTEVGLAAIFAEPGTPGRMHLVSMWVDPRHRRRGVARALVDQAVGWAAERQAREVILWVVDQNTAARTLYERAGFRPTGERQPLPSHPELTESMLRLDLERSEPGPNRKEAGTWPDRSRSC
- a CDS encoding nitrilase-related carbon-nitrogen hydrolase, which produces MRILLAAVNAPKGDLDGNLAGHLAVLDQARAQGCHLAVFPEFSLTGSVDPRRHPGRALALDAEPVLTLLEGTRRAGVAALFGIAEHEGASFHITQVYGHSGRLGGVYRKRHLGEGEEGYQAGEGPGVFQLGAARFGVTICAEGEVDFPWTDAVAGGASVVCFCSAPGLYRRRTDEQGWRDGHAWWVSAGLGDAIRHARRLGVPVAMATQAGTTEDEDFPGLAALVSPSGEVARLPDWRPGSLVVEVAADVTVHPVREAVRCLVLDHAGRALLVRYADDRVGGTWWGPPGGGLDPGEDHLAAARRELREELARDDLRVGPFVGRRCHTFWLGRWMTQRERWVLCRAEPFEVDPAHVTTLAAEAIQELRWWSADELRVWGVVATPRDLPGLLDRIARGRLPGPDQDLGI
- a CDS encoding HD domain-containing protein, whose amino-acid sequence is MTEPESEVEGLTDFLYELGLLKRYRRTGWEVAGVGDPESIAEHSFRTAVIGYLLAVLEGADPDRTAALCLFHDTQETRIGDVPLIGKGYVATAPNAEVIADQVAGFPAEVGRAVRDLVREYEARETAEARLAKDADKLECLLQAREYQAKGHADVEAWIESSAAALRSASARRLAEACRRVPPRRWWEAVAAARSGQARGDAAMP